A window from Falco naumanni isolate bFalNau1 chromosome 3, bFalNau1.pat, whole genome shotgun sequence encodes these proteins:
- the CBLN2 gene encoding cerebellin-2 → MGRRRRGALPEPAGGCCCCLAAALPLLLLLLPAGCPVRAQNDTEPIVLEGKCLVVCDSSPSADGAITSSLGISVRSGSAKVAFSATRSTNHEPSEMSNRTMTIYFDQVLVNIGNHFDLASSIFVAPRKGIYSFSFHVVKVYNRQTIQVSLMQNGYPVISAFAGDQDVTREAASNGVLLHMEREDKVHLKLERGNLMGGWKYSTFSGFLVFPL, encoded by the exons atggggcggcggcggcggggggcgctgccGGAGCCGGcgggcggctgctgctgctgcctggcggcggcgctgccgctgctgctgctgctgctgcccgccgGGTGCCCGGTGCGGGCGCAGAACGACACGGAGCCCATCGTCCTGGAGGGGAAGTGCCTGGTGGTGTGCGACTCCAGCCCCTCGGCCGACGGCGCCATCACCTCCTCCCTGGGGATCTCGGTGCGCTCGGGCAGCGCCAAGGTGGCCTTCTCGGCCACCCGCAGCACCAACCACGAGCCCTCCGAGATGAGCAACCGCACCATGACCATCTACTTCGACCAG GTATTAGTTAATATTGGCAACCATTTTGATCTTGCTTCCAGTATATTTGTAGCACCAAGAAAAGGGATATATAGTTTCAGTTTCCACGTGGTCAAGGTCTATAACAGACAAACCATCCAG GTAAGTTTAATGCAAAACGGCTACCCAGTGATTTCAGCTTTTGCAGGGGATCAGGACGTCACCAGAGAAGCAGCCAGCAATGGGGTCTTGCTGCACATGGAAAGAGAAGACAAAGTGCATCTCAAACTGGAAAGGGGTAACCTCATGGGAGGGTGGAAATACTCAACCTTTTCTGGCTTCTTAGTCTTTCCACTATAA